From Verrucomicrobia bacterium S94, the proteins below share one genomic window:
- a CDS encoding MotA/TolQ/ExbB proton channel family protein, giving the protein MMKKTGFNCMPCRNRLFSAVALLLFTALGAFAQDAVTMQEKLEASLQELSNVRKAIAREKLPMVKGLNALEDEVMEVRLEHQKIMRQLDSRNLDLNNLRSDIKSRKGEKNYISNLLIEYTRNFETRLHIAELDLYEDTVKAATLAPENSNLSDQEIFVKQTELVETSIKRLQDIVGGCAFSGTAAGEDGLVKHGDFLLIGPVALFAAEDGSLAGIAEQRLGSLEPTVLPFADPLNTEMVKGTVAEKKGLFPFDPSLGNARKIEETRETFKEHLVKGGKVGYVIVGMFMLCVVISIFKLIQLLLVPKVSESKAMPVLKAILMNDHKMAAAEIEKLRGPTAAMLTSGIEHINEPKELVEEVMYETMLTTRMSVNKFTPVLAVCASTAPLMGLLGTVTGIINTFKMITVFGSGDVKTLSGGISEALVTTEMGLVVAISALVMYAFLSRMAKKITDQMEQVAILFINRSVRAVEPAEEVSAA; this is encoded by the coding sequence ATGATGAAAAAAACAGGATTTAACTGCATGCCTTGCCGGAACCGTTTGTTTTCTGCTGTTGCGCTGCTGCTGTTCACCGCGCTGGGGGCGTTCGCTCAGGATGCCGTCACGATGCAGGAAAAGCTGGAGGCCAGTCTTCAGGAGCTTTCCAATGTGCGGAAAGCGATCGCCAGGGAAAAACTGCCGATGGTGAAGGGGCTCAATGCACTTGAAGATGAGGTGATGGAGGTACGCCTTGAACATCAGAAAATCATGCGTCAGCTCGACAGCCGCAACCTTGATCTGAACAACCTGCGTTCCGACATTAAAAGCCGTAAGGGTGAGAAAAACTATATTTCGAACCTGCTGATTGAATACACCCGGAATTTTGAAACCCGTCTGCACATTGCCGAGCTGGATCTGTATGAAGATACGGTGAAAGCCGCAACGTTGGCCCCGGAAAACAGCAATCTTTCCGATCAGGAGATTTTTGTTAAACAGACGGAGCTGGTCGAGACCTCCATTAAACGATTGCAGGATATTGTCGGCGGATGCGCATTTTCCGGAACAGCGGCAGGTGAAGACGGTCTGGTAAAGCATGGCGATTTTCTGCTGATCGGGCCGGTGGCTCTGTTTGCGGCGGAAGACGGTTCGCTGGCGGGTATTGCTGAACAGCGTCTCGGTTCGCTGGAACCGACCGTTCTGCCGTTTGCCGATCCGCTGAATACGGAAATGGTGAAGGGCACGGTGGCGGAAAAGAAAGGATTGTTCCCGTTCGATCCCAGTCTGGGCAATGCCCGTAAAATTGAGGAAACCCGGGAGACCTTCAAAGAGCATCTGGTGAAGGGCGGAAAAGTGGGGTATGTCATCGTCGGCATGTTTATGCTCTGTGTTGTGATTTCGATCTTCAAGCTTATCCAGCTGCTGCTGGTTCCGAAAGTGTCAGAATCGAAGGCGATGCCGGTGCTGAAAGCGATTCTGATGAATGATCATAAAATGGCCGCTGCCGAGATTGAAAAACTCAGAGGGCCGACGGCCGCCATGCTGACCTCCGGTATTGAACACATCAACGAACCGAAAGAGCTCGTTGAAGAGGTGATGTATGAAACGATGCTGACGACGCGTATGAGTGTGAACAAATTTACACCGGTTCTCGCGGTGTGCGCTTCCACTGCGCCGCTGATGGGACTGCTCGGTACGGTTACGGGTATTATCAACACGTTCAAAATGATCACGGTGTTCGGGTCGGGGGATGTAAAGACGCTTTCCGGCGGGATTTCCGAAGCACTGGTAACCACTGAAATGGGTCTGGTCGTGGCGATCAGTGCTTTGGTGATGTATGCCTTCCTTTCGCGCATGGCCAAAAAGATCACGGATCAGATGGAACAGGTGGCCATTCTCTTTATCAACCGCTCGGTTCGAGCCGTTGAACCGGCCGAAGAGGTCTCCGCAGCCTGA
- a CDS encoding DUF3450 family protein — MKKQLLIILAVSGAAFGAQARELDETKEALSKWVETRKLISEEKQKWELEREILGDRIDLIRNERDTLNTKIHETQSLITDADKKREDLIKEKNELKNASATLVNRIFTLEREVLNLLPMLPDPVRERIKSLSQRIPKTEETDLSLSERYQNVIGIINELNKGQVKLRW, encoded by the coding sequence ATGAAAAAACAACTGTTGATAATTTTAGCTGTTTCAGGCGCGGCCTTCGGGGCGCAGGCCCGGGAACTGGATGAAACGAAAGAGGCGCTCTCGAAGTGGGTTGAAACCCGCAAGCTGATTTCGGAAGAGAAGCAGAAATGGGAGCTGGAACGTGAAATTCTGGGTGATCGAATTGATCTCATCCGTAACGAGCGCGATACCCTGAATACCAAAATTCATGAGACACAGTCGCTGATTACTGATGCCGATAAAAAACGTGAGGATTTGATTAAAGAGAAGAATGAGCTGAAAAATGCATCGGCCACGCTCGTTAACCGAATCTTCACACTGGAGCGTGAGGTGCTGAACCTGCTGCCGATGCTTCCGGATCCGGTTCGGGAGCGGATTAAATCGCTGAGTCAGCGGATTCCGAAAACAGAAGAAACCGATCTCTCGCTGTCGGAGCGTTATCAGAACGTCATCGGAATCATCAATGAGCTCAATAAGGGGCAGGTGAAATTACGGTGGTGA
- a CDS encoding MotA/TolQ/ExbB proton channel family protein translates to MYALAADAFIIFYMGFSIFSRVRAKGYLYVSEKKMKRWVRDPEKGRGPVGKMIRFVMGARDLEEIGIFFDELNQTEIAPVNRDLNVMQTCVSIAPLMGLLGTVTGMLSTFAALAGGSGGDKTMGMVAGGISEALITTETGLLIALPGLIFQYKLAREHAQYKAFLAHLQTVCSQRIYKETLKKDAA, encoded by the coding sequence ATGTATGCTCTCGCGGCCGATGCCTTCATTATCTTCTACATGGGCTTCAGCATCTTTTCCCGCGTCCGGGCGAAGGGCTATCTGTATGTCTCGGAAAAGAAAATGAAACGCTGGGTCAGGGACCCCGAAAAGGGGCGCGGTCCGGTCGGGAAAATGATCCGGTTTGTTATGGGTGCGCGGGATCTGGAGGAAATCGGCATTTTCTTTGATGAGCTGAACCAGACCGAGATTGCACCGGTTAACCGCGATCTGAACGTGATGCAGACCTGTGTCAGCATTGCACCGCTGATGGGGCTGCTCGGTACGGTGACCGGGATGCTGTCCACCTTTGCGGCACTGGCCGGCGGTTCGGGCGGTGATAAAACCATGGGCATGGTGGCCGGCGGAATTTCAGAAGCGCTGATTACGACGGAAACCGGTCTGCTGATTGCACTGCCCGGTCTGATTTTCCAGTACAAGCTGGCCCGCGAACATGCCCAGTACAAGGCCTTTCTCGCACATCTGCAGACGGTATGTTCACAGCGGATTTATAAAGAGACCCTGAAAAAGGATGCCGCGTAA